From Daucus carota subsp. sativus chromosome 6, DH1 v3.0, whole genome shotgun sequence, the proteins below share one genomic window:
- the LOC108224657 gene encoding LIM domain-containing protein WLIM1 → MAFAGTTQKCMACEKTVYLVDKLTADNRIYHKACFRCHHCKGTLKLGNYNSFEGVLYCRPHFDQLFKRTGSLDKSFEGTPKIVKPDKPIDNEKAKVSSMFVGTKDKCLACTKTVYPTEKVSVNGTAYHRSCFKCTHGGCTISPSNYIAHEGRLYCRHHHTQLIKEKGNLSQLEGDRVVAES, encoded by the exons ATGGCATTCGCAGGAACAACTCAGAAATGCATGGCCTGTGAAAAAACTGTGTATCTTGTTGACAAGCTTACTGCTGATAACCGTATCTACCACAAAGCTTGCTTCAGATGTCACCACTGCAAGGGCACTCTCAAg CTTGGCAACTACAATTCCTTCGAGGGTGTTTTGTATTGCAGGCCACACTTCGATCAGCTCTTCAAAAGAACTGGCAGTCTCGACAAGAGTTTTGAAG GAACACCGAAGATTGTTAAACCAGACAAACCTATCGACAATGAG AAAGCAAAAGTTTCAAGCATGTTTGTGGGGACGAAAGATAAATGTCTGGCATGTACCAAAACTGTCTATCCAACTGAGAAG GTCTCCGTGAATGGAACTGCATACCACAGAAGCTGCTTCAAGTGTACTCATGGAGGGTGTACCATAAGTCCATCCAACTACATTGCACACGAAGGGCGCCTTTACTGCAGACACCACCATACTCAACTTATCAAAGAGAAAGGCAACTTAAGCCAGCTGGAGGGCGACCGAGTTGTTGCAGAGTCATAA
- the LOC108224655 gene encoding uncharacterized protein LOC108224655, with protein MLSSLVCGSGSFQDEDDIELSELLRSCSSSAKKTSKILGTRHSFSSKSKDSKNPYADRGLDKFSALLAELDSKRQKIYTQKGSEDISLLGFAYSNSSDYKPIVVRVRDKKPIKTLIKAPVKLADRSDSQVSKNVVEKSDYDLKQTRAESNRVDQKKASPEKFRHVSVEYLTRPSYYVPVIIILILLFLAIFGKSFAILCVCIGWYIIPAINSDIAKTSTGRIKTKDQTSHKTKNASNFNIRDHRRTPSSPTSVLTGSKSPPQHGSPLHPRSLT; from the coding sequence ATGTTGAGCTCACTAGTCTGCGGAAGCGGGAGTTTCCAAGACGAAGATGATATTGAACTTTCGGAGCTGCTCAGATCATGCTCCTCGTCCGCCAAAAAAACGTCGAAAATTCTGGGAACCAGGCACAGCTTCAGCTCGAAAAGTAAGGACTCGAAGAACCCGTATGCGGATCGAGGGCTGGATAAATTTAGTGCACTTTTAGCGGAGCTGGATTCGAAGAGACAGAAGATTTACACTCAGAAAGGCTCTGAAGATATTTCTCTGCTCGGCTTTGCTTATTCGAATTCTTCGGATTACAAGCCTATTGTCGTTAGAGTGCGAGACAAGAAACCAATCAAAACATTGATCAAAGCACCAGTGAAGCTGGCTGATCGGAGTGATTCTCAAGTTTCGAAAAATGTTGTCGAAAAATCTGATTATGATTTGAAGCAAACGAGAGCAGAATCGAATCGTGTTGATCAGAAAAAGGCGAGTCCCGAGAAATTCAGACACGTGAGTGTCGAGTATCTGACACGGCCTTCTTATTATGTTCCGGTGATCATAATCTTGATTCTGTTGTTCTTGGCTATTTTTGGAAAGTCTTTTGCGATTTTGTGTGTTTGTATAGGATGGTACATCATTCCTGCAATCAATTCAGACATCGCGAAAACAAGCACAGGGAGGATCAAAACGAAAGATCAAACGAGTCACAAGACGAAGAATGCATCGAATTTTAACATCCGTGATCATCGGAGAACGCCGTCTTCGCCTACAAGTGTTCTTACAGGAAGCAAGTCACCTCCTCAGCATGGATCTCCCCTGCATCCCAGGAGTCTTACATGA
- the LOC108224476 gene encoding uncharacterized protein LOC108224476, with translation MSTPKPLPPTETLALPNSLTLAPRIKLLLTLHRADDSVSPLDTWLLKTSLISFLESSFSISLPLPDLHIVPFKDLKKRKRHDPVARGTIIIRDLDFASLKLSKFEEEEGEEEKGRVLERKFAEWRKNAVEKMDGMEMRIVGDRFKLSVEVPVGDDFERMKKEWEELAAFGNRGYARGGRRLPDTIILKGVPTRWFVEPLVPDRPSQIVTHTIFSALGEIRTLDVKEDNDTCNLEDEEDGYTVPGLHCKIIVRYKEYSDFCNALKVLSGRSLQKQGSRLKADYEVTWDKDGFGNARSQPEETDRWMPSNRYSREDGQSYNSRFSSEKGRPKRFKE, from the exons ATGAGCACCCCCAAACCCCTCCCCCCAACCGAAACCCTAGCTCTCCCCAACTCGCTAACCCTAGCTCCCCGCATCAAACTCCTCCTCACTCTCCACCGCGCCGACGACTCCGTCTCCCCCCTCGACACCTGGCTCCTCAAAACCTCCCTCATCTCCTTCCTCGAATCCTCTTTCTCGATCTCTCTCCCGCTCCCCGATCTCCACATCGTCCCCTTCAAGGACCTCAAGAAACGCAAGCGCCACGACCCCGTCGCTCGCGGCACGATAATTATCAGAGATTTGGATTTCGCCTCTCTCAAGTTGTCGAAATTCGAAGAGGAGGAGGGGGAGGAGGAGAAAGGTAGGGTCTTGGAGAGGAAGTTTGCGGAGTGGAGGAAGAATGCGGTGGAGAAGATGGATGGGATGGAGATGAGGATTGTGGGGGATAGGTTTAAGTTGAGTGTGGAGGTTCCGGTGGGTGATGATTTCGAGAGGATGAAGAAGGAGTGGGAGGAGCTTGCGGCCTTCGGGAATCGAG GGTATGCAAGAGGTGGGAGACGACTACCTGATACAATTATTTTGAAAGGTGTTCCAACACGTTGGTTTGTTGAGCCGCTAGTACCTGACAGGCCCTCACAGATAGTTACTCATACGATATTCTCAGCCCTTGGGGAGATAAG GACTCTTGATGTGAAAGAGGACAATGATACATGTAATCTTGAGGATGAAGAGGATGGATATACAGTACCGGGATTACATTGTAAGATAATTGTTCGGTACAAAGAATACAGCGATTTTTGCAATGCTTTGAAGGTTTTAAGTGGCCGTTCTTTGCAGAAG CAAGGATCTCGTTTAAAGGCCGATTATGAGGTTACTTGGGATAAAGATGGATTCGGAAATGCTAGAAGCCAACCAGAAGAAACTGATAGATGGATGCCGTCCAATAGATATAGCAGGGAAGATGGACAATCGTACAATTCTCGCTTTAGCTCCGAGAAAGGGCGTCCAAAGAGATTCAAG GAATGA
- the LOC108192969 gene encoding uncharacterized protein LOC108192969, which produces MGCFGCFDGGQKQQQRKEQERLASQEARAKAAEAAQKRQEEFDKSAAGRAARAQQAAIAKQSANTNRGEPVLKWQMG; this is translated from the exons ATGGGTTGCTTTGGGTGCTTTGATGGTGGCCAGAAGCAACAACAGAGGAAAGAACAAGAGCGTTTAGCTTCCCAAGAAGCTCGTGCTAAAGCCGCTGAAGCTGCACAAAAAAG GCAAGAGGAATTTGATAAGTCCGCTGCAGGAAGAGCTGCACGTGCACAACAAGCTGCTATTGCTAAACAATCGGCCAACACTAACAGAGGCGAACCAGTTCTAAAG TGGCAGATGGGATGA